Proteins encoded in a region of the Sugiyamaella lignohabitans strain CBS 10342 chromosome B, complete sequence genome:
- the PMT1 gene encoding dolichyl-phosphate-mannose-protein mannosyltransferase PMT1, producing the protein MSLLEDKSTDNSELETASLESVVSFESDSEDANFEILVGHGISDEKTAIQDNTRSISQPDLDTSLALVPGNGGDAGLSAYLNHGTGVGLGLWNPALRISANPIDFETELDSKTKCGILGKVILVTIATVSIILCGVPVENVVFEELAIGRALNSYYKGRFFIVSEPPLTLLIYYAFLRLTSTYDGNFSFREIGQVYGDFPYIHLRILSRVLGLLSVYLSYLTLNTFSLDKQFVFLGTLAVLLENSFNTENQYFLSKPIMQFFVVCSFYFWKRSYSYSLDSSLSRPWFTNLFLMAVSLGGAAASRITGTGSLMFVLVTSCYRLWWTFSDSKANIRRVITVYSVHFAVLIVVPLLIFISSWMVHLHLVPNIGRGDYEMSGRFQSSLIGSNQHMVPSDIAYGGFITLRNVKTSGYLHSHDLFYPTKSFQQQTSLYQFKDVNNIWLIEPPAPIIRNDSGVDPWPVSNGDIVRLLHVPTNKRLHSHNVKSHVLERDWSYEVSAYGADGYPGDMNDLWVVEIVDQNRDKQNKIGKWQAIGSAVRFRHVVTGCYLFSHRTRLPSWGEDHFEVTCTTMGKPEYTLWSVETNFHPGFNDSSNVAMVGYHPMSLGEKFLEYTEVIDELSKASSSDGRALESALKWYELPLMPESVKYLVLKELGLQVNLFGNLVNWYMSVLCITGYVLFKLLLLIGLRRDWLVMRRSSYNVRADHEAGHLLTGWLVHFAKIGSESSSNINISDYLPALYFSILFSMVSADWVFKAVPWINTRKLKAIVVFIWGLGIMFSFITYIPLINGTKWDMDTCIKTDFGDWAFQCFIYSEDFQQQYSRPDSVIRKLFNSISEDSDDQLEPIAQETLLGDQIQRAFRPRIDVKNPEVRNIVIDYLRERKLGNEKAFLQIFPELVEENTERLLPTSTNAELESNIRFQWSRVTRPPVIDD; encoded by the coding sequence ATGTCACTCCTTGAAGATAAGTCCACTGACAATAGTGAGCTTGAGACTGCCAGCCTTGAGTCTGTAGTATCATTTGAGTCTGACAGCGAAGATGCAAATTTCGAGATTCTTGTTGGCCACGGTATCTCAGACGAAAAAACTGCAATTCAAGATAACACTCGTAGTATATCCCAACCTGATCTTGACACCAGTTTAGCTTTAGTGCCAGGGAATGGCGGTGATGCTGGTCTCTCAGCTTATTTGAATCATGGGACAGGTGTCGGACTTGGTCTGTGGAATCCCGCATTGAGAATAAGTGCAAATCCTATAGATTTTGAGACAGAATTAGACTCGAAAACCAAGTGCGGAATCCTTGGAAAGGTTATCCTGGTAACAATTGCCACAGTGAGCATCATTTTGTGTGGGGTTCCTGTGGAAAATGTTGTTTTTGAGGAGTTAGCTATTGGTAGAGCACTAAACTCATACTATAAAGGAagattttttattgtttctgAGCCTCCTCTCACCcttttgatttattatGCATTCCTCCGACTAACGTCTACCTACGATGGTAATTTTTCCTTTAGAGAAATTGGGCAGGTATATGGCGATTTCCCTTATATTCATCTTCGAATTCTTAGCAGAGTGCTGGGACTGCTTAGTGTATATCTGTCCTATTTGACTCTGAATACGTTCTCCCTCGACAAacaatttgtttttttggggACCTTGGCCGTATTACTTGAGAACTCATTTAATACTGAGAATCAGTATTTCTTGTCAAAACCTATTATGCAATTCTTTGTGGTCTGCTCCTTTTACTTTTGGAAGAGATCTTACAGTTACAGCTTAGACAGCTCATTATCTCGTCCTTGGTTTACAAACCTCTTCTTAATGGCAGTTTCTTTAGGAGGAGCTGCAGCTTCTCGAATTACTGGTACAGGCTCATTAATGTTTGTTCTTGTTACTAGCTGTTATCGCCTTTGGTGGACATTTTCGGACTCGAAAGCTAATATCAGAAGGGTTATTACTGTGTACAGTGTTCATTTCGCAGTGCTTATAGTGGTCCCTCTgctcatatttatatcatcGTGGATGGTTCATTTACATCTTGTTCCAAATATTGGTCGAGGAGACTATGAAATGTCTGGGCGCTTTCAATCCAGTTTGATAGGTTCCAATCAACACATGGTCCCCTCAGATATAGCGTACGGTGGGTTTATTACCTTGAGGAATGTCAAGACTAGTGGATACTTGCATTCTCACGATTTATTTTATCCCACAAAATCGTTTCAACAACAGACATCATTGTATCAGTTCAAAGACGTGAATAATATTTGGCTAATAGAACCGCCTGCCCCTATTATTCGAAACGACAGTGGAGTTGACCCGTGGCCCGTATCAAATGGAGACATCGTAAGACTGCTACATGTCCCTACTAACAAACGGCTACATTCACACAATGTGAAGTCACATGTCCTTGAAAGAGACTGGTCATACGAAGTGTCAGCTTATGGCGCTGATGGATACCCGGGGGATATGAATGATCTCTGGGTGGTAGAAATTGTAGATCAGAACCGAGATaaacagaacaaaatcGGCAAATGGCAAGCTATAGGCTCCGCAGTCAGATTCAGACATGTTGTTACTGGTTGTTACTTGTTCTCTCATAGAACAAGGTTACCATCCTGGGGGGAAGATCATTTTGAAGTCACATGCACTACTATGGGGAAGCCAGAGTATACACTGTGGTCGGTAGAAACTAATTTCCATCCTGGTTTCAATGATTCAAGCAATGTGGCTATGGTGGGTTATCACCCTATGTCCTTAGGAGAAAAGTTCCTAGAATACACTGAAGTTATCGATGAATTGAGTAAGGCCTCTAGCTCGGATGGTAGGGCCTTGGAGAGCGCCCTGAAGTGGTATGAACTTCCCCTAATGCCCGAGAGTGTGAAATACCTCGTTTTAAAAGAGCTAGGATTGCAAGTCAATTTGTTCGGAAATTTGGTGAACTGGTACATGTCAGTTTTGTGTATCACCGGTTATGTCTTGTTCAAACTATTGCTACTTATAGGGCTCCGGCGAGATTGGCTCGTCATGAGACGCTCTTCCTACAATGTCAGAGCAGATCATGAAGCTGGTCACTTGCTTACAGGCTGGCTTGTACACTTTGCCAAGATAGGGTCAGAGTCTAGTTCAAATATTAACATTTCAGATTACCTTCCGGCGTTATACTTCTCAATACTTTTCAGTATGGTATCTGCTGATTGGGTATTCAAGGCCGTTCCTTGGATTAATACCAGGAAACTAAAGGCGATAGTTGTGTTCATATGGGGACTTGGTATAATGTTTTCATTTATAACTTATATTCCCTTGATAAATGGGACTAAATGGGATATGGATACCTGTATCAAAACGGATTTCGGAGACTGGGCATTTCAGTGTTTCATATATTCAGAAGActtccagcagcagtataGCAGACCAGATAGTGTCATTCGAAAGTTGTTTAACTCGATATCCGAGGATTCTGATGATCAATTGGAGCCTATCGCCCAAGAGACATTACTTGGGGATCAGATACAACGAGCATTCCGTCCTCGGATAGATGTAAAAAATCCGGAAGTCCGAAATATTGTCATTGACTATCTCCGAGAGAGAAAGCTAGGCAATGAAAAAGCCTTTCTTCAGATTTTTCCTGAACTTGTCGAAGAGAATACTGAGCGTCTGCTTCCAACATCTACGAATGCAGAACTCGAAAGCAATATTCGATTTCAATGGTCAAGGGTGACTCGTCCACCTGTCATTGACGATTGA
- the FLR1 gene encoding Flr1p (Plasma membrane transporter of the major facilitator superfamily; member of the 12-spanner drug:H(+) antiporter DHA1 family; involved in efflux of fluconazole, diazaborine, benomyl, methotrexate, and other drugs; expression induced in cells treated with the mycotoxin patulin; relocalizes from nucleus to plasma membrane upon DNA replication stress; GO_component: GO:0005737 - cytoplasm [Evidence IDA] [PMID 22842922]; GO_component: GO:0016021 - integral component of membrane [Evidence IEA,IEA]; GO_component: GO:0016021 - integral component of membrane [Evidence ISM] [PMID 12192589]; GO_component: GO:0016020 - membrane [Evidence IEA,IEA]; GO_component: GO:0005634 - nucleus [Evidence IDA] [PMID 22842922]; GO_component: GO:0005886 - plasma membrane [Evidence IDA] [PMID 10903515]; GO_function: GO:0015238 - drug transmembrane transporter activity [Evidence IEA]; GO_function: GO:0015244 - fluconazole transporter activity [Evidence ISS] [PMID 9235926]; GO_process: GO:0006855 - drug transmembrane transport [Evidence IGI,IMP] [PMID 10572257]; GO_process: GO:0006855 - drug transmembrane transport [Evidence IGI] [PMID 9235926]; GO_process: GO:0015893 - drug transport [Evidence IEA]; GO_process: GO:0055085 - transmembrane transport [Evidence IEA]; GO_process: GO:0055085 - transmembrane transport [Evidence ISS] [PMID 9235926]; GO_process: GO:0006810 - transport [Evidence IEA]), with translation MSKEMTAATVYVVEDVSKEKEETSISYPESTQLKVDKHGNVLDPQPSDNPHDPLNWSNIKKSTILLIVSFAAFLPDYGSATGAVMLIPQAAIWNTTPDTVNHSQAGNVIMLGFGGLVACILSSYFGRAPVLFWFIVNAVWTAVWCATATSFNQFMAARILNGFFSTVSQGCGMMFIEDMFYFTQKPRRVNILSGFIIFSPYLGPSLSAFMLTTQSWRTGFGLYSALTGLALILIVLFVDETYYDRTLADSEQPKRVSRFLRLIGTEQFKSRHLRNSFKDSIMRPIKVLMRPTMFLSSVYYAMTFAWVVGINTTLSIFFTSTYNFGLKQIGFFYFTPIVATLLAETTGHWLHDYIGNRYIKRHNGEFRPETRLQAIFLSFPFTVAGLVLLGFALEKHYHYMVASLGWGMYVFSVLILTTALNAYNLDCYPEASGEINAWINFSRATAGFAASYFMIPWLTKVGAIAAFSIMAGICAVALCIIIFMFIFGPRLRKWSGPLNFHTF, from the coding sequence ATGTCCAAGGAAATGACAGCTGCTACCGTCTACGTTGTCGAAGATGTTTcaaaggaaaaagaagaaacaagtaTTTCATATCCTGAGAGTACTCAACTAAAAGTTGATAAACATGGAAATGTCCTAGATCCACAGCCTTCAGATAATCCACATGATCCGTTAAATTGGTcaaatattaaaaaaagtACCATATTATTAATCGTTTCATTCGCTGCGTTTTTACCAGATTATGGAAGTGCCACTGGTGCGGTAATGTTAATCCCACAGGCTGCTATCTGGAATACCACTCCTGATACTGTGAATCACTCTCAAGCTGGTAATGTAATTATGTTGGGTTTTGGTGGTTTGGTTGCTTGTATCCTTTCCAGTTATTTTGGGAGAGCTCCTGTCCTCTTCTGGTTTATTGTTAATGCTGTATGGACTGCCGTCTGGTgtgctactgctaccagTTTCAATCAATTCATGGCTGCTAGAATTTTGAACGGATTCTTTTCAACCGTCTCTCAAGGATGTGGTATGATGTTTATTGAAGACATGTTCTACTTTACTCAGAAACCTCGTCGAGTTAATATTTTATCAGGATTTATCATCTTCTCGCCATATTTGGGACCAAGTCTGTCTGCTTTCATGTTAACGACGCAGAGCTGGCGAACTGGTTTTGGTCTTTATTCTGCCCTCACTGGCTTAGCTCTCATCCTTATCGTTCTATTTGTAGATGAGACTTACTATGACCGTACTCTCGCTGACAGTGAACAACCAAAAAGAGTATCGAGATTTCTCCGTCTTATTGGCACCGAGCAATTTAAATCGAGGCACCTGAGAAACAGTTTCAAAGATTCGATTATGAGACCCATCAAGGTTCTTATGAGGCCTACTATGTTTCTTAGTTCTGTCTATTATGCGATGACCTTTGCTTGGGTTGTTGGAATCAATACTACTCTCTCAATTTTCTTCACTTCGACTTATAACTTTGGTCTCAAGCAAATTGGCTTCTTCTACTTTACTCCAATTGTTGCCACGCTTCTTGCTGAAACCACTGGTCACTGGCTCCATGACTATATTGGAAATAGATATATCAAAAGACATAATGGAGAGTTCCGCCCTGAGACTAGACTGCAAGCTATTTTCCTGTCTTTTCCATTCACTGTGGCTGGCCTTGTGCTATTAGGTTTCGCTCTTGAAAAACACTACCACTATATGGTGGCCAGTCTTGGCTGGGGTATGTACGTTTTCTCCGTCTTAATTTTGACTACTGCTTTGAATGCGTACAATCTCGACTGCTACCCTGAGGCCAGTGGTGAAATCAATGCTTGGATTAACTTTTCCAGAGCAACTGCAGGTTTCGCTGCGAGCTATTTTATGATTCCATGGCTAACAAAGGTTGGTGCCATTGCCGCCTTCTCCATTATGGCTGGTATCTGTGCGGTTGCCCTTTGcattatcattttcatgTTTATTTTCGGACCACGCTTGAGAAAGTGGTCTGGACCATTAAACTTTCATACCTTTTAG
- the PDC2 gene encoding Pdc2p (Transcription factor for thiamine-regulated genes; required for expression of the two isoforms of pyruvate decarboxylase (PDC1 and PDC5) along with thiamine biosynthetic genes; binds a DNA sequence in the PDC5 promoter; mutant fails to grow on 2% glucose and thus is scored as inviable under standard conditions; GO_component: GO:0005634 - nucleus [Evidence IC] [PMID 22404710]; GO_function: GO:0003677 - DNA binding [Evidence IEA,IEA]; GO_function: GO:0000978 - RNA polymerase II core promoter proximal region sequence-specific DNA binding [Evidence IDA] [PMID 22404710]; GO_function: GO:0003676 - nucleic acid binding [Evidence IEA]; GO_process: GO:2001172 - positive regulation of glucose catabolic process to ethanol [Evidence IMP] [PMID 8264540]; GO_process: GO:0090180 - positive regulation of thiamine biosynthetic process [Evidence IGI,IMP] [PMID 16850348]; GO_process: GO:0045944 - positive regulation of transcription from RNA polymerase II promoter [Evidence IDA] [PMID 19013460]; GO_process: GO:0045944 - positive regulation of transcription from RNA polymerase II promoter [Evidence IMP] [PMID 8264540]) → MPRARKQQQQQPSSGGSIGQRQQVPGQGLDHSGQNHLQQQGQQQGHGGEEDYGPHDPALIEATNTAAAAIRAATAANILAGNPGNDNSVVGGLKDANGVESYVDTRLTDAHHHHHHHHHGLDAAAHHGLGANLDPAVVGMGVGGHGHPQMGHVHGNPEDDEAAAKAVAAVAAAVAKATASANANGGGVGGVGVGEVGGVGVGGGVDDVDDVVDDDVHDPDAHGSEKPRVKRTAITHEQRKTLREWFFSQDPRPSQAKSIIWFHEKFGRVISQAAISHSLHDRYKHLDFAAGAPSSAFRQRSAQWPELEAILFDYLQAIEKKRGKSAFPSSVSGETLTKAAKTIWQQIPIYADQNPPTFSNGWVSRFKGRYKTYKQYGDATAVDIRSIQQLTANYTPDSIYTMDETSLFWRRPPTASATNKDRSKITLILCTNASGTDKLPLWGIGRAREYRSLANVNLAAIDSHWRSNENAWLTGSIMEEWLQSFYEHVGSRPVLLVMDNFSAHIQGLAESPPPSNVRVQFLPSNSVSFFQPLDKGVVEQFKILYRKHWIDFMVQCYAKGQNPLEVVTMREALRWAVKAWDHDITPEVVKFAFHEASVLPSLNKQAKQKLLSGTTNAIMNNTHNNNSNNNNNNNNIMPPPSSSMLDPSIAGVGAVSSPVPGNTVMPFPTPQILETSYAQLWQTQQLADMIDLGNFIAFSAEESVGVEDVDESEVLQAIINYHLGLSQVDDEDDEEVTDSTAVKLRGVGTAQEEALQPTPHQVLGYLEVVMNFVERQNFTTRSQMRALEEIELELERRIN, encoded by the coding sequence ATGCCTCGTGCTaggaaacagcagcagcagcagccgtCGTCCGGTGGGTCCATTGGTCAGAGACAACAGGTTCCTGGCCAGGGCCTGGATCATTCCGGTCAAAaccatcttcaacagcaggGCCAACAACAAGGTCATGGCGGTGAAGAAGATTACGGACCTCATGATCCGGCATTGATTGAAGCCACTAACACGGCAGCCGCGGCCATTCGCGCTGCTACAGCTGCTAATATTTTGGCGGGAAACCCTGGGAATGATAATTCAGTGGTTGGTGGATTAAAAGACGCGAATGGAGTCGAGTCATATGTCGATACTCGGTTGACCGACGctcatcaccatcaccatcatcaccatcatgGCCTGGATGCGGCTGCTCATCATGGATTGGGTGCTAATTTAGACCCGGCCGTGGTCGGCATGGGTGTAGGTGGTCATGGACATCCTCAGATGGGTCATGTTCATGGAAATcctgaagacgatgaagcgGCTGCTAAAGCtgtggcagcagtggctgCTGCAGTCGCTAAagctactgcttctgcaAATGCCAATGGTGGGGGTGTCGGTGGAGTTGGTGTTGGAGAAGTCGGTGGTGTGGGTGTTGGTGGAGGTGTGGATGATGTGGATGATGTGGTTGACGACGATGTTCATGACCCAGACGCTCATGGGTCGGAAAAACCCCGTGTCAAAAGAACAGCCATTACTCACGAACAGCGGAAAACGCTGCGAGAATGGTTCTTTTCCCAGGATCCTAGACCCAGTCAGGCCAAATCGATCATCTGGTTTCATGAGAAGTTCGGTCGAGTCATTAGTCAGGCAGCCATTTCTCATTCGCTTCATGATCGATATAAACATCTTGATTTTGCTGCGGGAGCTCCATCGTCAGCATTCCGTCAAAGAAGTGCTCAATGGCCCGAACTCGAGGCAATTCTATTCGACTATCTtcaagcaattgaaaagaaacGCGGTAAAAGCGCGTTTCCATCATCTGTTTCCGGTGAAACTCTGACCAAAGCAGCCAAGACTATCTGGCAGCAGATTCCAATTTACGCTGACCAGAACCCTCCTACTTTTTCTAATGGTTGGGTGTCACGGTTCAAGGGACGGTATAAGACATATAAACAGTATGGAGATGCTACAGCAGTGGATATTCGATCGATTCAACAGCTGACTGCAAACTATACTCCAGACAGCATTTATACTATGGACGAAACAAGTTTATTTTGGCGTCGTCCACCCACCGCCAGTGCTACGAATAAAGACCGGTCGAAAATCACCCTCATTCTGTGTACTAATGCGTCTGGTACTGATAAACTGCCGTTATGGGGTATTGGACGAGCTCGTGAGTACCGTAGTTTGGCCAATGTGAATcttgctgctattgataGTCACTGGCGGTCGAATGAGAACGCGTGGTTGACGGGGTCGATTATGGAAGAATGGTTACAGTCGTTTTACGAGCATGTCGGCTCCCGTCCTGTGTTGCTGGTAATGGACAATTTCTCGGCACATATCCAAGGATTAGCCGAATCACCGCCACCATCTAACGTCAGAGTACAGTTTCTGCCGTCGAATTCAGTGTCGTTTTTCCAGCCACTGGATAAAGGAGTTGTTGAACAGTTCAAGATTTTGTACCGGAAACACTGGATCGATTTCATGGTGCAATGCTATGCCAAAGGTCAGAACCCATTGGAAGTAGTTACAATGCGCGAGGCTCTGAGATGGGCTGTCAAAGCATGGGATCACGATATCACGCCCGAGGTAGTTAAATTTGCGTTTCACGAAGCTTCAGTTCTGCCATCGCTGAATAAACAAGCCAAACAGAAGCTGTTATCAGGAACCACCAATGCAATCATGAACAATactcacaacaacaacagcaataataacaataacaacaataatattatGCCCCCGCCATCGTCAAGTATGCTGGATCCTAGTATTGCCGGAGTTGGAGCTGTCAGCAGTCCTGTTCCTGGAAACACGGTGATGCCGTTCCCCACGCCCCAGATCCTCGAAACCAGCTATGCTCAATTATGGCAGACTCAGCAGCTGGctgatatgattgatcTTGGCAATTTCATTGCCTTTTCAGCCGAAGAGTCCGTAGGAGTCGAGGATGTCGACGAGTCTGAAGTGTTACAAGCCATCATCAACTACCACTTAGGGCTGTCTCAGGTGGATGATgaggacgacgaagaagtcaCCGACTCGACCGCTGTGAAACTGCGAGGTGTCGGCACCGCCCAAGAAGAGGCACTACAACCGACTCCACACCAGGTCCTGGGCTACCTCGAGGTCGTCATGAACTTTGTCGAGCGCCAAAACTTCACAACCCGGTCACAAATGCGTGCTCTCGAGGAGATCGAGCTCGAACTCGAGCGCCGAATCAACTAA
- the VPS9 gene encoding guanine nucleotide exchange factor VPS9, producing the protein MATESVNDGLSAMAQAASSLRSRESVPLFHTPPPVDRSRSWMVEKSEKESYGITELDDTIVLSQSIEHSEMDHSGSGSPTGIEKISSANEISGNKGATDFTKNSVDDGNTSTWTSNPITSASASASASTTATTPTTTTTSMTSSGTPSSSDIPTTTASHISNVISESTAGTRAGSTSGVTSGTTAIATDGITAGDAATPALTNSISEGTEKNICANTTNTPGANAVNEDLTSGVDSVAVTDQSSAAASKEPSLKSSRSSSTSLERVAELHGEEDSHSVGVPPPLPRRRSHSQHSEERHDLSHQTPSLPRKLTPAVDSFIHSLQEPKYMTPLSGDEIAELYQEFYHQFAVQAEEYVIGSSSSSKSRASKEVPMQTYREIAEKKRERSLRPSRIKSLVESAEAIVCEAVYSKIFAISFGDDKPRNEHLQGRVRALNAIPVTLDHLALPINESELLPLLTEAGEELVNMDRAKAPRAKLHHLLKVHKVVVAALTEKRSDQTSADSILPALLFTFIRFESPNLRLNMNFIKRFRNKQFLQGEDMYCLTNFEAAIEFLETLTLDALNIDVASIPSSIDITPLITKPDSDPLKHSSPRSSRSNSLQQSLNSSTSPRRQHSSSNVASSANTGILGKRLSILYPGDIASTAVNSADQSIKSFSSTVGSSYRFLVGRFVDKKDGQLDEKYPDTLAEARKVVGLDGPNGDLDHSHRTLSEDSLPLSPGRDTGTPVNPVVPPPPVGTSRSRSSSLHMANGALGSSDSIIGKFAGGVMRNFRSPSFSQPHPEDETHVTNGTTRATAAVVNVHSKITKPIEKLLVTDTDSLKLSDIRDLHNDYKRLVEHLKTLNAFE; encoded by the coding sequence ATGGCCACCGAGTCTGTAAATGATGGTCTGAGTGCCATGGCCCAAGCTGCGTCTAGTTTGCGGTCTCGGGAGTCTGTTCCACTATTTCACACACCTCCACCTGTTGATAGAAGTAGGTCTTGGATGGTTGAGAAGTCTGAGAAGGAATCATATGGTATTACTGAGCTTGACGATACGATAGTTCTCAGCCAGAGTATAGAGCATTCGGAAATGGATCATAGTGGATCTGGGTCTCCAACTGGTATAGAGAAGATTTCTAGTGCTAATGAAATTAGTGGTAACAAAGGTGCCACTGATTTTACTAAGAATAGCGTAGATGATGGCAACACCTCGACATGGACGTCTAATCCAATTACTTCTGCATCTGCATCTGCATCTGCTAgtactactgctactacaCCTACCACTACCACGACATCTATGACATCTTCTGGTACGCCAAGTTCATCTGATATACCTACCACAACTGCATCACACATATCTAATGTCATTTCTGAAAGTACAGCTGGAACGAGGGCTGGTTCGACGTCAGGAGTGACGTCTGGGACGACGGCTATTGCCACTGACGGTATTACAGCTGGTGATGCCGCGACACCAGCTTTAACCAACAGCATAAGTGAAGGCACAGAGAAAAACATCTGTGCTAATACAACTAATACACCAGGTGCCAACGCCGTCAACGAAGATCTGACGTCTGGTGTCGATAGCGTTGCTGTGACTGACCAGTCGTCTGCAGCTGCCAGCAAAGAGCCGAGTTTGAAATCGTcacgaagcagcagcacctctTTGGAAAGAGTTGCTGAACTGCATGGTGAAGAGGATTCTCATAGTGTTGGTGTGCCACCGCCCcttccaagaagaagatctcATTCACAGCATTCAGAAGAGCGCCATGATTTGTCACATCAGACTCCATCGCTGCCCCGGAAACTCACTCCTGCAGTCGACAGCTTCATTCATAGTTTACAAGAACCCAAGTACATGACTCCATTAAGTGGTGACGAAATTGCTGAACTATATCAAGAATTCTATCATCAATTTGCGGTTCAAGCTGAAGAATATGTTATTGGATCATCTAGTAGTTCTAAATCTCGTGCTTCAAAGGAAGTGCCCATGCAAACATATCGAGAAATTGCTGAGAAAAAACGTGAGAGATCACTTCGACCATCGAGAATAAAGTCCCTCGTGGAATCTGCTGAAGCAATTGTCTGTGAAGCAGTTTATAGCAAGATCTTTGCTATTTCATTCGGCGATGATAAGCCTCGTAACGAGCACCTTCAGGGCCGTGTCCGGGCATTGAATGCCATTCCCGTAACACTAGACCATTTGGCATTACCTATTAATGAATCTGAACTGTTACCTCTTCTCACCGAGGCAGGTGAAGAACTCGTGAATATGGATAGGGCCAAGGCGCCTCGAGCCAAGCTCCATCACCTGCTTAAAGTACACAAAGTGGTGGTGGCTGCTTTAACTGAGAAACGAAGTGACCAAACCAGTGCAGATTCTATACTTCCCGCACTGCTTTTTACATTTATCCGGTTTGAATCACCCAACTTGAGGCTGAATATGAACTTTATCAAGCGGTTCCGCAACAAACAGTTCCTTCAGGGTGAAGATATGTATTGTCTGACCAATTTCGAAGCTGCTATTGAATTTTTAGAAACTTTGACTCTGGATGCTTTGAACATAGATGTTGCCAGTATTCCTAGCTCGATAGATATCACCCCATTAATAACAAAACCAGATTCTGACCCATTGAAACATTCGTCGCCACGGTCTTCTAGAAGTAATTCCTTACAACAATCCCTGAATTCATCGACATCTCCAAGAAGACAGCACAGTAGTTCTAATGTAGCATCATCGGCGAATACTGGAATACTTGGAAAGCGACTCTCTATTCTGTATCCCGGTGACATTGCATCCACTGCTGTTAACTCGGCCGACCAAAGCATAAAATCTTTCAGCTCGACTGTGGGTAGTTCGTATAGATTTCTAGTGGGAAGATTTGTGGACAAGAAAGATGGTCAACTAGACGAAAAGTACCCGGATACTTTGGCCGAAGCCCGTAAGGTTGTTGGATTGGATGGCCCCAATGGCGATTTGGATCACTCGCACCGAACCTTGTCTGAAGACAGTCTTCCATTGTCGCCTGGACGAGATACTGGCACACCTGTGAATCCAGTTGTGCCTCCACCGCCAGTTGGGACCTCGCGATCTCGGTCTTCATCTTTACACATGGCCAATGGTGCCCTCGGATCTTCTGACTCTATCATTGGTAAATTTGCTGGGGGAGTCATGAGAAACTTCAGATCCCCTTCGTTCAGTCAGCCACATCCAGAAGATGAAACACATGTTACGAATGGTACCACCAGagcaactgctgctgttgtcaatgTTCACAGCAAAATCACTAAGCCTATTGAGAAGCTACTTGTCACTGATACCGATTCCCTGAAACTGTCAGATATCAGAGATCTACACAATGATTATAAGCGATTAGTCGAGCACCTGAAGACTCTCAATGCATTTGAATAA